The genomic stretch GGAGGGCATGCTCACCGCAGTCATCCGCGCAACGAAATCGGTGGCCAGTCCCTGGTGCCCTAGGGTTTCCGTCGTCTTGCATAGGTTGGTGGCGACCTGATGCTGGAGACCACAGGGATAAGTCGGTCAGGTACCTGAGGAGAACTAAGGTATGTAACAAAAACGCTCATTCAGCTGCGCATATAAACAAAGAGTTTTCAGAGGCAACAGGTTAAAGAATTGCCTCCCTTCTTTAGACAAGACGTTGTCCGCTTCTTTGTTCAAACCAGTTGATTATCAAATCCAGACCTAACTGCCTGCCTACCTTGAGCATCCAACAAGGCCTTTAATCACACACTTTGTCAAAAACCCACTGCCCACCTATACCGGGCACACCGAGGGCTCCGGAGATGATCAGTGGTCGAGGTGCTCATcacttacaccaccaccaaggtCATGGTCATGTAAGGAGGTATGTAAGAGGTCTCGTTCACGGGGCTATCCCTACCTCGCAACTCCTTTGCCACCACCTACGGCCGTACAAGCCAGCTTCAGATTCGACGCCCTCCCGCACAGCGCCCGAAGCCCCAGTGCAACGTCGATTCCCATTGATATGGCCCCGGGGAGTCGCGGGTAACCGCCATTATCCGCGCGTCGAGTCCCGTCCAGCGGTCCCGGCTTTGGCGTGACACGGGCTCCTGGGGCCTTGTGCACCCTTCGACCCCAGGTACGGGTACTCGACGGATCGAGGCGCTGTGGCCGTTATCCGGGTTGTGCAGTTCCCATTGCCGCCGTTCGGAGGAAGCCGGCAGATTTCGGTATTTGACCCGCGCCACTACACATCATGTCGCAGATCTCAAGCCATTCTGTCTGTCTAtcatctacctacctacctacctacctacctacctacctacctaccttgggTGTCAATCGTGGCCAGAAACACAATGATGGTCGTGCACATACATCCTAGACGAGCCTGCATATAAGAGGTGGGACAAAAACAGGTGCAGAGTGTGCTAGTAACTATCGACACTCGAGATCATGCATGGCTACAGTGTTGTGGTCGCAGATCTGGCAGCCTCATTCTgatcccaaccccagcagcCGACCGGCCCAGCATAGAGGCCATCTTGGGTCCGGGTCAGGGTTGGAACGGAGGTACCTTAACCTCCTTGGACAGGTAGGTACGGTAGGTTTCCTTCCAGCGCTCTGGTTATCACGGTCAACGGAACGGCCGTATACTCGCCTTGGAGCGCTCGCTTTCCCAAGGCTGTTGCACAATCAACAACGGCATAGACAGGCGTTCCTAGCTTCTTGCCTTCTACTTGAAAAACGTGCCTGGGTCAAGCTCTGATAATTCTAGGTGCGTGGTTCCATGTACCACTCTGTGCCATGCGTTTGCGTGGAACAAAGCTGGCAGTCTCCTCCGAGGTCTGCTAACCTCTGAGTCTGCTCGCAGGTAGGTAATGTAGGTATGCTCATATGGCCCCAGCATCGCAATCATGTCATTACCATCTGCGAGCAGCCGGCAGTTCACATCATCTCGGTCTATCCCTCGATCCTGCAGCAATGCGACAAGGTCAATATGGAGCTGGGTCACAGCTGCTCCTTGTACCATGTGTAGCCTTACGCCCGTATGGCACAAGTGACAAAATGTTGAACAAGAGATGGCGAGTGCATGGCCCGGCATCTTCCACTCTGAGCATCAGGCAGGGGCGGCGGCGATCTGGATTCTCATTTCCGGCGGCTGGGTCTTATTCGCGACGCTGGAAACCCGCTGTATCTGGCCCTTCTTAATGGCGGTGAGGTCCGTGATGATACGATACctacttacctacctacctacctacctacctacctaccttacgaCAAGGCGGTACACGCACGAGAACTTTTGTCACCCTACCGGCGACAGCTACCCGACcagcgaaaagaaaagccCAGCGGTTATCTGCTGGGCAGTCCGGACCAGAGCAGAAGGTGAAACACAGTGTTGATTTCGGATGCAACGCCCCGAGCCAGAGCTTGGTCGGCTGCCAGATCTTAGACATCCCATAGTGAGGTGGGGCAGGGAAGAGGGCGTGtctcttgttgttggagacACGTTTTTCGGATTTTTCAGACGAGGCCGATAGCGCCTTGCTTCGACGACATCTCAAACTGAGCTGCTCTGGGTGGAAAAGCCGTTGAGATGACGGCATCCTGCTCTGAGCCAGTGCTTATTTAGTAGCATTCTTGGCCGGCCTCCACCCCGTGCTCCTCAAGATGTCCTCCCATGATATAAGCCCCCCTCTTCCGGTTGCCTCTGGTCTGCTCCCAAGGTATAAGCATAACCAGATTGCTGGGAACATATACACTAGATGGGGTGTGCAAGATGCTGCCGCTTTCCGCAGCTTTGTCTTCCCTTACGCAGACACCCGCGGTGGGAAAGCTCAAGAGCCAAACAGAGAGCTTTCTTGACCGGCAGACCGCAGAAACGCTGCTGCAAACGCCCTCATCCGAGCTCTGAAAGTGGATGTAATAAGGCCCTGAAGTTACGGGAGCGTGGAAGAACTCCGGGGCCCTGTTTGTGCATCCTCAACCATGCGAGCGTCTCTGgtaggcaggtaggtaggcaggtaggtaccttagCTACCCAACCCGAAAACACAGATATCGCGGAGGACGGAGAATCATCAGGCCGACTCTCATCTCCCATTGTCGGACCGCTATGGAGATGATGGTTTCCGAAAACATCGCCTTGCATCACTGGTCTCTTCAAGGattttcccccctcccaccagcATTTTTGTGATTGCGGTACAGATTTGCTTCGGCGCCGAAGCAGACAGAGGGGATCACGACAAATCAGCACTTTGCGCGAGCTCACTGGTTGAGATGGCCCAAAGTACAAGTACATACCTCTCATTAACAAATGCTTCTTCCCAGCCCCCCCGTACCCCCTACCCACTCCACTAGGGTGCGGTTATCCGCAGCCTTGACTAGGATGTGCTGCCCAGATCGCCGACCAGGATGCGGTCCCAATTACTTCCTCTCCGATCTTGGCTCCGGCGTGTTTCGTTCGCTGCTGGGCAGAAGGGGGAGGCATCATGATCTGCCGCTGTCATCCCCAAGCCGGAGAGGCGCAGAGGCCACGAAACggtctgctgctgccagggGGGGCAAGGAGAGAAGATGACCTAGCTCCTGCTGTCGCGGCCTTTTCCGATCCCTTCCGTGAGGCGGTCTGAGTCGATCTCAACGGCGGCCCGCGTCAGACATGTCCACCGGCGCCGGGCACGGCAGtcccccatcatcaatcgCCATCTTGCATTTCACTCAAAGCATGATGCTGCCTTAGTATGCCACCCCGGCTTACCCCTGGCGGGCGTCTTGACACGTCTCTAGCGTCTCTTCCCTCCTGTTCTTCTGTTACCCCAGAAATGAAAATGGTGTGCAGGTGCAGCAGTATTTTTCAGCTCAGCATGGTGCAGCGGCGCCAGCTACCTACCGTGTCAGTGGCCGCCGCCAGCAAAGCAAGCAAGTCACTGACCGCCTcacgtgtgtgtgtgggtgggtgggatcCCGCACGACACTGCACGACACACGTTTGcctgcctttttctttctcttgttgATAAAAGGAGAGCGAAGAGAGAGGGAACCAACGCTCGAAACTAAACAAAAGCCTGGCTTGGCGATCTCTTGCCGATCATTGCTCGTTTCTAGCCCGGGACGTTGTATTTGCTTTTCAGGCCAAGGCCGCCTTGGCACAACCCAGTCGCCCTTCCAAATCGGGGGGCCCTGTCTGTGTGATCTGTGATCTACCGGAGGATTTGCGCAGGCTTGCAGCGCGGTCGGCCAGCTTCTGCTCCTTCGGTCCCATTTTGGGCCAGGGGGCTTGGACGGCGATGTTGGACCAGGGGGGGTTCGTTGACGGATCATCATTGCCAAGAGGCTAGCCAAGCTGCACCACATCGTGAActtcgggggaggaggagagctggtggtggtctgcATCGTTACCTGTCAGCTGTCAGTGACGAAAAAAAGCCGTTGCTTTTCTTCCCCCCTCTTGAGCATTCCAGGTCAGGGCTGACATACCTTAGGTATGTATGTACAGACAGCGCACCGAGCGCCGCCGCCCACGCATATGTTTGTTCTCTAGTATATGGGTGTATAGTCCGGCCGAGCCTCGCCCCTCTCACACTCACCCTTGTCCCTTGCCGGCGACTTGGATGACGATCCCCTCACTTGGAGCCCAGGGATTGGAGCCAAGGGGCGGAGCGGGCGAGGCCAGGGGAATTGCAGATTTCAACATCTTTGCCCCGAGCATTCTTTCCGCGATGAGACAGGCCCGTCTAGATTAGCGTATCATGACGGAGATTTCCGCATcattttttctttcctcatCAGAGGGCGTCATTGATCGTCCGCCATCCACGGCcctgggatggggggagggggtgcgtTGGTGATGCAATCCCTAGCTTATCATGCCGATCATCCAAAACTTGTAATTGTTGCGCGCCTGCTGGAAGCTGATGTCGAGCCTGAGGAGCAGATAGGTATGCTGACTGTCCCGGGGTGGAATCTGTTGATCAATATGACGCAGTGATTTTACAAAAGCCTCAATGGAATGGGAACACATCGCTTGCCGGCGCTGCCGAAACATGAAGCCGACCAAAAACGGAGCATAATCCTTCGTTCTGTGAAGTGGAAGATAGGTGCCCTTCTCTCAGATTGGTAGAAAATCTCCTCGTGATTCAAGACTGTCTCAAGAGTCTTgcccgccttcttctttgtcTTCCGGCAGTCAGTCAGACACCGGCAAACGGGCGGGGCAAACGCCTCCGCAAGTCGGCTTTGGGTTCATGTGAAGATTGATTCATGAGAGAGCTTCCATTGTGATATCTGGACAAAGGTCCATCATGAACTAGCTACGTGTTGTGCCTGCTCACATAATCACATTATATTTCTTGCCTGTAAGTCCCTTGGACAACATCGACATCTGGCCCAGTCTCACCCACCTTCTTATACTCCTTTGCCACGTTGATCCTCCTATCCACACCCACAAACCAATGACCCTCCCTGTCTTGGAACCACCCGAACGAATAGCATCCCTCGGATGTAGCCAGGCCCAATGCCGTACTGTCTCTGACATCGTGTAGCAAGTGCTCCCCTCGGCACAAGTAGACCATCTTGGAGAGAAGAGTGTTCGGCCTCCGAGGCGCAAAGACACGCCGATAGAGTAGAgcgttgaggaaggcggcAAGGGAGATGAATGGAGCGATATAAGAAAGTATCTGAGCCAACAACGCAGGTCCACGCAGGCATCCGGGCACCGGCGCGTATATCCCTTGTTTTTTGACTATTGCCAAGGTGGAGTCCCAGAGGGGGTTGACGAGTAGCATCATGAGCTGGAGGTTGAGAGATCCGCCCAAAGCCATTAGGCACAAGCTGGAGCCCGCAGTTACTTGAAGGAGGGTCGAACCTGGGGCGTATCTTTGTCTTAATCGGCGTTAGCTATCAGGAGATACCTTTGCTTACTCGTGGCAGCATACCAACCTGATTTGTTTCAGACTGTCATGGCTTCGAACCCGAGGCTCCTTGGACTGACGACGCGCTGTTAACGAGGCAAATGGCAGGATTGCGCTCAAACTGCTTTGTATTCCTGACCaggagatggtgttgatcagCAGCAGAGCTGTGAACAATGGCCTCAGGATATCCGGCTCGAAATCATCCGGAGGAAAGGTTGCAAGAAGAACAATGGGAAGGTAGACACCCGACACCATCAGTTGCACTGCCCATACAACAGGTGGGAATAGGATGAATGGGTGTGCGTCGAAACTTGTGTTCCCAATCCCAATGGTCTGGGGGATGAATGCCGTGTTTGGATCTTCAGAGGCCACCAGCTCTAACCGCCGGTGCTGCTTGTAGGAGAGTCGAAACCGGCAATGCTGAAGGGCTTCTTGCAGGGCTCCGCTGTCGGCATGAGATGGGATTTTCTTCAGCATAGAAAGAAACTGGGGGCTGTCGCATAG from Podospora pseudopauciseta strain CBS 411.78 chromosome 3, whole genome shotgun sequence encodes the following:
- a CDS encoding hypothetical protein (COG:T; EggNog:ENOG503P4QN), yielding MARGEENSNSQEKSQGVTQDYAAHVESEDEQTRYAATWKPVSVRPLTIAILAILQLVPFIVLEILLQKHKSAPFQFKTDDSSSYASWQYPAMAFFLVDGLLWEVVYARTCQLEPFYQLSRPEGARLESSLAMGYINTMTFLVPVKSAMAHHWTVFLASVVYFATFTLAPLLSRLAWTMVWPAYSRDTTVVVLMHESWCRVLEVLCLLSFVCGLGLAIIQRRRSGLLSEISSIEDLTRLLCDSPQFLSMLKKIPSHADSGALQEALQHCRFRLSYKQHRRLELVASEDPNTAFIPQTIGIGNTSFDAHPFILFPPVVWAVQLMVSGVYLPIVLLATFPPDDFEPDILRPLFTALLLINTISWSGIQSSLSAILPFASLTARRQSKEPRVRSHDSLKQIRQRYAPGSTLLQVTAGSSLCLMALGGSLNLQLMMLLVNPLWDSTLAIVKKQGIYAPVPGCLRGPALLAQILSYIAPFISLAAFLNALLYRRVFAPRRPNTLLSKMVYLCRGEHLLHDVRDSTALGLATSEGCYSFGWFQDREGHWFVGVDRRINVAKEYKKVGETGPDVDVVQGTYRQEI